In Curtobacterium sp. MCPF17_002, one genomic interval encodes:
- a CDS encoding NAD-dependent succinate-semialdehyde dehydrogenase gives MFIGGSWRAASGGATFPVRDPSTGEVLAEVADATPEDGIAALDAAVAAQDDWAATPPRQRSDLLRRAFDLVREHADDLAALMTLEMGKPLAEAGGEVAYGGEFLRWFSEEAVRIGGDYRTNPEGTGRAIVLKRPVGPVYAITPWNFPLAMATRKIGPALAAGCTVVVKPAELTPLTTLFLVELFRRAGLPDGVLNVVPSLDAKGLSEPIIADRRLRKLTFTGSTPVGSSLLKQAADNVLRTSMELGGNAPLLVFDDADLDTAVTAAMLAKFRNVGEACTAANRFFVQEGIADAFTAALTAKVEALRVGRGSANGTTLGPLIDDRAVDKAARLVDDAVSRGARLVTGGQRVDRPGTYYAATVLDDVQPGSDILTTEIFGPVVSITRFATEEEGIRLANDTEFGLIAYAYTTDFARGQRLAERLETGMLGLNTGVVSNAAFPFGGVKSSGLGREGSHEGIEEYLETVYVLTPDPFAA, from the coding sequence TTGTTCATCGGCGGCAGCTGGCGTGCGGCGTCCGGCGGAGCGACGTTCCCGGTGCGCGATCCCTCCACCGGCGAGGTGCTCGCCGAGGTTGCCGATGCCACCCCCGAGGACGGCATCGCGGCCCTCGACGCCGCGGTGGCCGCGCAGGACGACTGGGCGGCCACACCGCCACGACAGCGTTCTGACCTGCTCCGGCGGGCCTTCGACCTGGTGCGGGAGCACGCGGACGACCTCGCGGCGCTCATGACGCTCGAGATGGGGAAGCCCCTCGCCGAGGCCGGCGGCGAGGTCGCCTACGGCGGCGAGTTCCTCCGCTGGTTCTCCGAGGAAGCCGTCCGCATCGGCGGTGACTACCGCACCAACCCGGAGGGCACCGGGCGGGCCATCGTCCTGAAGCGCCCCGTCGGTCCGGTCTACGCGATCACGCCGTGGAACTTCCCGCTGGCGATGGCGACCCGGAAGATCGGCCCGGCGCTGGCCGCGGGCTGCACGGTCGTCGTCAAACCCGCCGAGCTCACCCCGCTGACCACGCTGTTCCTCGTCGAGTTGTTCCGTCGCGCCGGGCTGCCCGACGGTGTCCTCAACGTGGTGCCGTCGCTCGACGCGAAGGGACTGTCCGAGCCGATCATCGCCGACCGCCGACTGCGGAAGCTGACCTTCACGGGGTCGACCCCCGTCGGGTCGTCGCTCCTCAAGCAGGCAGCCGACAACGTGCTCCGGACGAGCATGGAGCTCGGCGGCAACGCCCCGCTCCTCGTGTTCGACGACGCCGACCTCGACACCGCGGTCACCGCGGCGATGCTCGCGAAGTTCCGGAACGTGGGCGAGGCGTGCACCGCCGCGAACCGCTTCTTCGTGCAGGAGGGCATCGCCGACGCCTTCACCGCGGCGCTCACCGCGAAGGTGGAGGCGCTGCGCGTCGGCCGGGGGAGTGCGAACGGCACCACCCTGGGGCCGCTCATCGACGACCGTGCGGTGGACAAGGCCGCCCGGCTCGTCGACGACGCCGTCAGCCGAGGTGCCCGACTCGTCACCGGTGGGCAGCGGGTCGACCGTCCGGGGACGTACTACGCGGCCACCGTCCTCGACGACGTGCAGCCCGGGTCGGACATCCTCACCACCGAGATCTTCGGGCCGGTGGTCTCGATCACGCGGTTCGCAACCGAGGAAGAGGGCATCCGGCTCGCGAACGACACCGAGTTCGGACTCATCGCGTACGCGTACACGACCGACTTCGCGCGTGGGCAGCGGCTGGCCGAGCGCCTCGAGACGGGGATGCTCGGGCTCAACACGGGGGTCGTGTCGAACGCGGCGTTCCCGTTCGGTGGCGTGAAGTCGTCCGGCCTCGGCCGCGAGGGCTCGCACGAGGGCATCGAGGAGTACCTGGAGACGGTCTACGTCCTGACGCCCGACCCCTTCGCCGCCTGA
- a CDS encoding isochorismatase family protein, whose amino-acid sequence MARALLIVDVQNDFTEGGALAVAGGEAIARRITAFLGRHADEYDLIVASRDWHHGDDDNGGHFAAADAEPDFVTTWPVHCVAGTPGAEYHPDLDTAPVDVHVFKGQGTPDYSAFQGRTEGGTALPDVLIEHHVTSVDVVGIATDHCVRASALDALTAGYAVEVLDDLVVGVDAERSARALDEVGGAGGHIGRSDMDEGLANPGGAVL is encoded by the coding sequence ATGGCCAGGGCACTCCTCATCGTCGACGTCCAGAACGACTTCACCGAGGGCGGTGCCCTCGCCGTCGCCGGCGGGGAGGCGATCGCTCGGCGCATCACCGCGTTCCTCGGTCGGCACGCCGACGAGTACGACCTCATCGTCGCCTCGCGTGACTGGCACCACGGCGACGACGACAACGGCGGACACTTCGCCGCTGCCGACGCCGAGCCGGACTTCGTGACGACCTGGCCGGTGCACTGCGTCGCCGGCACACCCGGAGCCGAGTACCACCCGGACCTCGACACCGCGCCGGTCGACGTGCACGTGTTCAAGGGCCAGGGGACGCCGGACTACTCGGCATTCCAGGGACGGACCGAGGGCGGCACCGCACTGCCCGACGTCCTCATCGAGCACCACGTCACGTCGGTCGACGTCGTCGGCATCGCCACCGACCACTGTGTCCGGGCCTCGGCGCTCGACGCACTCACCGCCGGGTACGCCGTCGAGGTCCTCGACGACCTGGTCGTCGGGGTGGACGCGGAGCGGAGCGCCCGGGCACTCGACGAGGTCGGCGGCGCCGGTGGGCACATCGGCCGGAGCGACATGGACGAGGGCCTGGCGAACCCCGGAGGAGCAGTCCTGTGA
- a CDS encoding D-alanyl-D-alanine carboxypeptidase, which yields MSDQQPASRSVADRLRHALASVRASAARRPVPWIAGGLATVLVLGSGGAVAVAAATMPAPRPSAAPVADGTTTATSTPSPSTAKPSATPTPAGRAVPENAAGPSALRTCTITAAASASGLGAFEGYVMNAKTGEVLFSRKGDTAAQTGSVMKTLTTATALAVVGGGYRIPTTVTNESGGAIALVGHGDATLSAGGATVYPGAPTLGQLAQQVKAKLGNAPVTTIVTDDTYWNDADAWDPTWPVSERTIGYQPNVTALMVDGDRANPGAATSPRSTDPVGRAGTLFRTALANAGVAGAANAQIVKRATTSTDTIATVSSQPVSTLIGQMIPNSDNTLAEMLARVSSKQSGSDGSAASLTSVYQKALGSYGVSPAGIVIKDGSGESAANAVSPNFVAHLMVQVAAGAKGLGTLANALPVSGQSGTLASRFTGANAVARGKVHAKTGWIDSANTLGGYIDAADGSRLTFAFYAIGSSRAAALPALDRVTAATYSCGSKLTGS from the coding sequence ATGTCCGACCAGCAGCCCGCATCGCGCTCCGTCGCGGATCGCCTCCGTCACGCGCTCGCCTCCGTCCGTGCCTCCGCCGCCCGCCGTCCGGTGCCGTGGATCGCCGGCGGCCTGGCGACGGTGCTCGTGCTCGGTTCGGGCGGGGCCGTGGCCGTCGCGGCGGCGACGATGCCCGCTCCTCGTCCGTCCGCGGCGCCGGTCGCCGACGGGACCACGACGGCGACCTCGACCCCGTCGCCGAGCACGGCGAAGCCGTCCGCCACCCCGACGCCTGCCGGCCGCGCCGTCCCGGAGAACGCCGCCGGACCGTCCGCGCTCCGCACCTGCACGATCACGGCCGCGGCCTCGGCGAGTGGCCTGGGAGCGTTCGAGGGCTACGTGATGAACGCGAAGACCGGCGAGGTGCTGTTCTCCCGCAAGGGCGACACGGCCGCGCAGACCGGCAGCGTGATGAAGACCCTCACGACGGCGACCGCGCTGGCCGTCGTCGGCGGCGGGTACCGGATCCCGACCACGGTGACGAACGAGTCCGGCGGAGCGATCGCACTCGTCGGGCACGGTGACGCCACGCTCTCCGCCGGCGGCGCCACGGTCTACCCGGGTGCGCCGACCCTGGGCCAGCTCGCCCAGCAGGTGAAGGCGAAGCTCGGCAACGCGCCCGTCACGACGATCGTCACCGACGACACGTACTGGAACGACGCGGACGCCTGGGACCCGACGTGGCCCGTCAGCGAACGGACGATCGGGTACCAGCCGAACGTCACCGCGCTCATGGTCGACGGCGACCGCGCGAACCCCGGTGCCGCGACCTCGCCGCGCTCCACCGACCCGGTCGGGCGCGCGGGCACGCTCTTCCGCACCGCGCTGGCGAACGCCGGCGTCGCCGGAGCCGCGAACGCGCAGATCGTCAAGCGTGCCACCACGAGCACGGACACCATCGCCACGGTGTCGTCGCAGCCGGTGTCCACCCTGATCGGCCAGATGATCCCGAACTCGGACAACACCCTCGCCGAGATGCTCGCCCGGGTCTCGTCGAAGCAGTCCGGGTCGGACGGGTCCGCCGCCTCGCTGACGTCCGTGTACCAGAAGGCCCTCGGGTCATACGGCGTCTCCCCGGCCGGCATCGTCATCAAGGACGGTTCGGGGGAGAGCGCGGCGAACGCGGTGTCGCCGAACTTCGTCGCCCACCTCATGGTGCAGGTCGCCGCCGGTGCGAAGGGACTCGGCACGCTCGCGAACGCGCTGCCCGTGTCCGGCCAGTCCGGCACGCTCGCCAGCCGCTTCACCGGCGCGAACGCGGTCGCGCGTGGCAAGGTGCACGCCAAGACCGGCTGGATCGACAGCGCGAACACCCTCGGCGGCTACATCGACGCCGCCGACGGTTCACGGTTGACCTTCGCGTTCTACGCGATCGGGTCCTCGCGTGCTGCGGCACTGCCGGCGCTCGACCGCGTGACGGCCGCCACCTACTCGTGCGGGAGCAAGCTCACCGGCTCCTGA
- a CDS encoding Gfo/Idh/MocA family oxidoreductase, which produces MTVRWGVIGTGGIARSFVGDCVSAGVEFVAVGSRTADRAEAFAAEFGIPRAHGSYEELVADDEVDAVYVATPHSRHAEDALLAIEAGKHVLVEKAFTITAAEARRVVDAARRADVAVMEAMWTRFLPQMSMIRELVAEGRIGRVRVVEATHHQALPSDPQHRLNDPALGGGAILDLGVYPISFAVGVLGVPTSVVAAGTLSDQGVDTQMGLVVTHEGGTQSMIHFGLDLRSPNTASIIGEDGRIDLDATWYTPTTWRIRDRDGAVVEEFDGREELTGYAHEVRAFESMVTSGNHEGGPMDPEETIAIMALMDEARRQVGVRYAADDEAVAPHGGRPVSTDPDVGLEAPPAVP; this is translated from the coding sequence ATGACGGTTCGCTGGGGAGTCATCGGCACGGGCGGCATCGCACGCTCCTTCGTGGGCGACTGCGTCTCCGCGGGGGTGGAGTTCGTCGCGGTCGGCAGCCGTACGGCCGACCGCGCGGAGGCGTTCGCGGCGGAGTTCGGCATCCCGCGGGCGCACGGCTCGTACGAGGAACTCGTGGCCGACGACGAGGTGGACGCGGTCTACGTCGCGACGCCGCACTCCCGCCACGCCGAGGACGCCCTCCTCGCGATCGAGGCCGGCAAGCACGTCCTCGTCGAGAAGGCCTTCACGATCACCGCGGCCGAAGCCCGCCGTGTCGTCGACGCGGCCCGCCGCGCGGACGTCGCCGTGATGGAGGCGATGTGGACCCGCTTCCTCCCGCAGATGTCGATGATCCGCGAGCTCGTCGCCGAAGGGCGCATCGGTCGCGTCCGGGTGGTCGAGGCGACGCACCACCAGGCGCTCCCCTCCGATCCGCAGCACCGCCTCAACGACCCGGCGCTCGGCGGCGGGGCGATCCTCGACCTCGGCGTCTACCCGATCTCGTTCGCGGTCGGTGTGCTCGGCGTCCCGACCTCGGTGGTGGCTGCGGGCACGCTGAGCGACCAGGGCGTGGACACCCAGATGGGCCTCGTCGTCACGCACGAGGGCGGGACGCAGTCGATGATCCACTTCGGTCTCGACCTGCGGAGCCCGAACACCGCGTCGATCATCGGCGAGGACGGTCGCATCGACCTCGACGCGACGTGGTACACCCCGACGACGTGGCGCATCCGCGACCGCGACGGCGCCGTGGTCGAGGAGTTCGACGGCCGCGAAGAGCTGACCGGGTACGCGCACGAGGTCCGCGCGTTCGAGTCGATGGTCACCTCCGGCAACCACGAGGGCGGTCCGATGGACCCCGAGGAGACCATCGCGATCATGGCCCTCATGGACGAGGCGCGCCGCCAGGTGGGTGTCCGGTACGCCGCAGACGACGAGGCGGTCGCACCGCACGGCGGCCGTCCGGTCTCCACGGATCCGGACGTGGGCCTGGAGGCTCCTCCCGCAGTTCCGTAA
- a CDS encoding HAD family acid phosphatase, producing the protein MRRSVLSVVATSAAIVLTSTLVGVTPANAHGWGSPGQSPGHSPGHSTDAGLTPRTHFTMAADGSSGATQGGEGIPNIDSVKKTIATYYGDPGTGLANRTDSPYIREMRGIVARQSAGLQRIHDQAVRHGEKPAIVLDADDTTLWTYDMEVADMHFVFDPARQDEWVQDERFPATPSMVGFVNRAEAMGFTVFGLTGRNDDQKAATVQNLTKVGYTAFTQDRFFTKWTGVGASQQPSYITCAAASCTTVEYKALTRKHIEQDLGYDITLNIGDQWSDLQGGYADRSVKLPNPTYYLPSTDLPGVSEPRLSPRTQFTMAADGTSGATQGGEGIPNIDSVKKTIATYYGDPGTGLANRTDSPYIREMRGIVARQAPVIAAQCAVGRKLHRNPAIVLDADDTTLWTYDMEVADMHFVFDPARQDEWVQDERFPATPSMTSLVSVAQRSGCTVIGLTGRNDDQKAATIGNLNAVGYPQFTATKNGTQTYYTKWTGVGASQQPSYVTCATAKCTTVEYKSQTRAHIESRTGGRYDIVANVGDQFSDLLGGSADRSIKLPNPTYYLP; encoded by the coding sequence ATGCGCCGATCCGTCCTGTCCGTCGTCGCCACGAGCGCGGCCATCGTCCTCACCTCCACCCTCGTCGGCGTCACCCCGGCGAACGCACACGGCTGGGGATCACCGGGCCAGTCGCCGGGGCACTCGCCGGGCCACTCCACTGACGCGGGACTGACCCCTCGGACGCACTTCACGATGGCGGCGGACGGCTCGTCCGGCGCCACCCAGGGTGGCGAGGGCATCCCCAACATCGACTCGGTGAAGAAGACCATCGCCACGTACTACGGCGACCCCGGCACCGGACTCGCGAACCGCACCGACTCCCCCTACATCCGCGAGATGCGCGGGATCGTCGCCCGGCAGTCCGCGGGCCTGCAGCGCATCCACGACCAGGCCGTCCGCCACGGTGAGAAGCCGGCGATCGTCCTCGACGCCGACGACACCACCCTCTGGACCTACGACATGGAGGTCGCGGACATGCACTTCGTCTTCGACCCCGCCCGCCAGGACGAATGGGTGCAGGACGAACGCTTCCCCGCCACCCCGTCGATGGTCGGCTTCGTGAACCGTGCGGAGGCGATGGGCTTCACGGTCTTCGGGCTCACCGGCCGGAACGACGACCAGAAGGCCGCCACCGTCCAGAACCTGACGAAGGTCGGGTACACCGCGTTCACGCAGGACCGCTTCTTCACCAAGTGGACGGGCGTCGGCGCATCGCAGCAGCCGTCGTACATCACCTGCGCCGCGGCGAGCTGCACGACCGTCGAGTACAAGGCCCTGACGCGCAAGCACATCGAGCAGGACCTCGGCTACGACATCACGCTCAACATCGGTGACCAGTGGAGCGACCTGCAGGGCGGGTACGCCGACCGATCCGTGAAGCTCCCCAACCCGACCTACTACCTGCCCTCCACCGACCTGCCCGGCGTGTCCGAACCCCGTCTCTCCCCCCGCACGCAGTTCACGATGGCGGCCGACGGCACCTCCGGCGCCACCCAGGGTGGCGAGGGCATCCCCAACATCGACTCGGTGAAGAAGACCATCGCCACGTACTACGGCGACCCCGGCACCGGACTCGCGAACCGCACCGACTCCCCCTACATCCGCGAGATGCGCGGGATCGTCGCCCGGCAGGCACCCGTCATCGCCGCACAGTGCGCCGTCGGCCGGAAGCTGCACCGCAACCCGGCGATCGTGCTCGACGCCGACGACACCACGCTCTGGACCTACGACATGGAGGTCGCGGACATGCACTTCGTCTTCGACCCCGCCCGCCAGGACGAATGGGTGCAGGACGAACGCTTCCCCGCCACCCCGTCGATGACCTCGCTCGTGTCCGTCGCCCAGCGCTCCGGGTGCACCGTCATCGGGCTCACCGGCCGGAACGACGACCAGAAGGCCGCCACCATCGGGAACCTCAACGCGGTCGGCTACCCGCAGTTCACCGCGACGAAGAACGGGACGCAGACGTACTACACGAAGTGGACCGGCGTCGGCGCGTCCCAGCAGCCGTCGTACGTCACCTGCGCCACGGCCAAGTGCACCACCGTCGAGTACAAGTCCCAGACCCGAGCGCACATCGAGTCCCGGACGGGTGGACGGTACGACATCGTCGCGAACGTCGGCGACCAGTTCAGCGACCTGCTCGGCGGGTCGGCGGACCGGAGCATCAAGCTGCCGAACCCGACGTACTACCTGCCCTGA
- a CDS encoding TetR/AcrR family transcriptional regulator: protein MSDAEPGLRERKRRATRLAIQQAALRIAIEDGLQAVTVDEISRRADVSPRTFFNYFPNKEGAILGDDPTLPDDDARAVFVEGGPKGDLLADLGTLLVHSTRELIEERGLIEERQQVLRAAPELFSRRMESMKEFQAEVERAIVARLAGQEPDETTLRRRARLASLVALAALRHAWWEWSDADSDTHLVDELERSFADLAALVSRSLV from the coding sequence ATGTCCGACGCAGAACCCGGCCTGCGCGAGCGGAAGCGCCGCGCCACCCGACTCGCGATCCAGCAGGCCGCGCTCCGCATCGCGATCGAGGACGGTCTGCAGGCCGTGACGGTCGACGAGATCTCGCGCCGCGCGGACGTGTCCCCACGCACGTTCTTCAACTACTTCCCGAACAAGGAGGGCGCGATCCTCGGGGACGACCCGACCCTGCCCGACGACGATGCGCGCGCCGTGTTCGTCGAGGGCGGCCCGAAGGGTGACCTCCTGGCGGACCTCGGCACGCTGCTCGTCCACTCGACGCGCGAACTCATCGAGGAGCGCGGGCTCATCGAGGAGCGGCAGCAGGTGCTCCGGGCGGCTCCCGAGCTGTTCAGCCGGCGGATGGAGTCGATGAAGGAGTTCCAGGCCGAGGTCGAACGGGCGATCGTCGCGCGGTTGGCGGGGCAGGAGCCCGACGAGACCACGCTGCGTCGCCGGGCACGTCTGGCATCGCTCGTCGCACTCGCGGCGTTGCGGCACGCGTGGTGGGAGTGGTCGGACGCCGACAGCGACACACACCTGGTCGACGAACTCGAGCGGTCGTTCGCCGACCTCGCGGCGCTCGTTTCGCGTTCGCTCGTCTGA